In the genome of Candidatus Poribacteria bacterium, one region contains:
- a CDS encoding NADH-quinone oxidoreductase subunit N, whose translation MTINWQLLMPELIIILTFILVVIFDLFNSLQKTFTAWITIVGSAIALYVSIDMLQVGTEGTEFSNMIQVDKYSLFFNVIFLVSTILVVLISMNYLGRQDRRQGEYYLLILLATLGMMLMASGNELIVVFLGLELMSLSLYVLAGYFQRSMASSEAGMKYLLLGAFASGFFLYGIALIYGGAGTTSIPKIASALTVDAKSPLLLSGMFLLVVGFGFKVALVPFHQWAPDVYEGAPTSIAAFISAGPKAAGFAAFLRIFMDALQNLQSEWIILITILAALTMTVGNLVAIAQRNIKRMLAYSSIAHAGYVLVGLAAANKDGISGAMFYLFVYCVMNIGAFGAVILARTEDGESLMISDYAGLGFKKPLLALFMTLMLLSLAGFPPTAGFVGKFYIFRSAVESGQIWLVIIGAINTAISAFYYLRVVVAMYMREPEAELDFLAYPRLLIVALTLAAIGVVLIGILPSYFLSPAQISTFL comes from the coding sequence ATGACAATTAACTGGCAACTGCTGATGCCCGAATTGATCATTATTTTGACCTTTATCCTCGTCGTAATTTTTGATCTGTTCAATTCGCTTCAAAAGACGTTTACCGCTTGGATCACAATCGTTGGCTCCGCCATTGCGCTATATGTTTCCATTGATATGTTGCAAGTTGGCACGGAAGGCACAGAATTTAGCAATATGATTCAGGTGGATAAATATTCCCTCTTTTTCAATGTTATATTCTTGGTCTCAACGATTCTGGTGGTTCTCATTTCAATGAACTACTTGGGACGCCAAGATAGGCGGCAGGGGGAGTATTACCTGTTAATCCTTTTGGCAACGTTGGGCATGATGTTGATGGCTTCAGGCAATGAGTTAATTGTTGTCTTCCTCGGCTTAGAACTGATGTCGCTATCGCTTTACGTCCTCGCCGGTTATTTCCAAAGGAGTATGGCGTCAAGCGAGGCTGGAATGAAATATTTGCTACTTGGCGCATTTGCGAGTGGATTTTTCCTGTACGGTATTGCGTTAATCTATGGGGGGGCAGGGACGACCAGCATTCCTAAAATTGCCTCCGCTTTAACCGTAGATGCAAAGTCACCACTGCTACTGTCCGGTATGTTTCTGCTTGTTGTAGGATTCGGATTCAAGGTAGCACTTGTGCCGTTTCATCAGTGGGCACCCGATGTCTACGAAGGCGCACCGACTTCAATCGCCGCATTTATCTCCGCCGGACCAAAAGCGGCGGGGTTTGCTGCGTTCCTGAGAATCTTCATGGACGCGTTACAGAACCTCCAATCCGAATGGATTATCCTTATTACAATCCTTGCCGCACTCACGATGACTGTTGGCAACTTGGTCGCCATTGCACAGCGAAATATTAAGCGTATGCTCGCTTATTCAAGTATTGCCCATGCTGGATACGTCTTGGTCGGATTGGCAGCAGCAAACAAAGACGGAATCTCCGGCGCGATGTTTTACCTGTTTGTCTATTGTGTCATGAATATCGGGGCTTTCGGCGCGGTGATTCTTGCAAGAACAGAGGATGGGGAAAGTCTTATGATTTCCGATTATGCCGGACTGGGGTTCAAAAAACCGCTGCTCGCTCTGTTCATGACGTTGATGCTGTTATCTCTCGCTGGGTTTCCACCGACAGCGGGATTCGTCGGTAAGTTCTACATTTTCCGATCTGCGGTCGAATCTGGACAGATCTGGCTCGTGATTATCGGCGCGATTAACACTGCGATCTCTGCGTTCTACTATCTCCGTGTTGTTGTAGCGATGTACATGAGAGAGCCGGAAGCGGAACTCGACTTTCTCGCCTATCCACGTCTACTCATCGTTGCGCTGACCCTCGCAGCGATCGGTGTGGTCCTAATTGGTATTCTGCCATCATACTTCCTGAGTCCAGCCCAAATTAGTACGTTCTTATAG
- a CDS encoding sodium:proton antiporter, which translates to MTNKHLFFPLTLLGVIGLILLPTIGFAAAAGDGHDDHTAHHGVDGSKLPLWSVIPFIGMLLSIAIIPLINFHFWEHNYGKISLAWIVIFSIPFLIGYKGDGWYEIVHIVLLDYVPFIILLAALFTCAGGICLKGSLRGSPVVNTVLIAIGTALASWMGTTGAAMLLIRPILRANEWRKHRVHVVVFFIFLVANIGGSLTPLGDPPLFLGFLKGIDFFWTMALLPAMIPVVILLLIIFFIFDTVLFKKEGTPPDDGEKEPLRLQGVWNFLLIVGIIAAILWSKSLADGPFKDHSVAEKMAPQIKTAEEKMDATKAKLDTYVKEHENDTTIKFDKSNHEHYELRKSHLHAKAKVNSLRAQKTHDENRGISIFGVTVPYFNLVRDGLLLLIAFISLLYTPMYKTVKDEHGHNLPESSQLETNVRAANGFTWEPILEVAKLFIGIFVCMIPALKILQAGIDGSLSSIVLAVQTTTNDPVNAMYFWLTGVLSSFLDNAPTYVVFFNTAGGDPTSLMGPMSQTLLAISCGAVFMGANTYIGNAPNFMVKAIAEENGVRMPSFFGYMLWSVAILVPVFVIVTFVFFV; encoded by the coding sequence ACGGTGTAGATGGATCGAAGCTGCCCCTTTGGAGCGTCATTCCGTTTATCGGTATGCTGCTCTCCATTGCAATTATCCCACTCATTAACTTCCATTTCTGGGAGCATAACTACGGAAAAATTTCGCTAGCGTGGATTGTTATTTTCTCTATTCCCTTCCTTATTGGCTACAAGGGCGATGGATGGTATGAAATTGTCCATATTGTCTTGCTTGATTACGTTCCCTTCATTATCTTATTGGCCGCGCTTTTCACATGCGCGGGCGGAATTTGTCTGAAAGGCTCGTTGCGAGGTTCCCCTGTTGTAAATACCGTGTTGATTGCAATAGGAACCGCCTTGGCAAGTTGGATGGGAACAACCGGGGCGGCAATGTTGCTGATTCGTCCGATACTTCGGGCTAACGAATGGCGCAAGCATCGTGTTCATGTTGTTGTCTTTTTCATATTCCTCGTAGCCAATATCGGTGGTTCACTGACACCGTTGGGCGACCCACCGCTGTTTCTCGGATTCCTCAAAGGAATTGACTTCTTCTGGACAATGGCATTGCTCCCGGCGATGATACCGGTGGTAATCTTACTGCTAATTATATTCTTCATTTTCGATACGGTTTTGTTCAAGAAAGAAGGAACGCCGCCGGACGACGGGGAAAAAGAGCCACTCCGCCTCCAAGGTGTTTGGAATTTCTTGCTTATCGTCGGCATCATCGCTGCGATTCTGTGGTCCAAATCACTCGCCGATGGTCCTTTTAAGGATCATTCGGTTGCGGAGAAAATGGCTCCCCAGATAAAAACCGCAGAAGAAAAGATGGACGCAACAAAGGCAAAACTCGATACGTATGTCAAGGAACATGAAAACGACACAACCATAAAATTTGACAAATCCAATCACGAACACTACGAATTGCGGAAAAGCCACCTTCACGCCAAGGCTAAAGTCAATAGCTTGCGTGCACAAAAAACCCACGATGAAAACCGCGGTATCTCGATCTTCGGTGTAACTGTACCCTATTTCAATTTAGTGCGAGACGGTTTGCTCCTCTTGATTGCATTTATCAGTCTGTTGTACACGCCAATGTATAAAACCGTGAAAGATGAGCATGGACATAATCTGCCTGAATCGAGTCAGTTAGAAACAAATGTCCGTGCGGCAAACGGTTTTACGTGGGAACCAATCCTAGAGGTTGCCAAACTATTTATCGGCATTTTTGTCTGCATGATTCCAGCTTTGAAAATCTTGCAAGCGGGCATTGATGGAAGCCTTAGCAGCATAGTGCTTGCTGTCCAAACGACAACGAATGACCCGGTCAATGCGATGTATTTCTGGTTGACAGGCGTACTATCAAGTTTTTTAGATAACGCACCGACTTACGTTGTCTTTTTTAACACAGCCGGTGGGGATCCAACCTCGCTCATGGGTCCAATGTCGCAGACGTTGCTGGCAATTAGTTGTGGTGCAGTGTTTATGGGGGCTAACACTTATATCGGCAATGCACCAAACTTCATGGTCAAAGCGATTGCTGAGGAAAACGGCGTCAGGATGCCAAGTTTCTTCGGATACATGCTTTGGTCGGTGGCGATTTTGGTTCCTGTGTTTGTGATTGTAACATTTGTGTTCTTTGTGTAA